From Diaminobutyricibacter sp. McL0608, one genomic window encodes:
- a CDS encoding cytochrome c oxidase assembly protein, whose amino-acid sequence MPRVIRLAGPVVLVLVAFLALFAALAFGGGAAAPLLADPGALVRYGLPAAKLIVNLSAAGTIGALLLTCFALSPRHPEFNRTLDVAAASAAVMTVASAITGLLTFVSVTGIPLSLDQTFTDGLSSFVTSVSLGQAWLGTTLIAAAVTVLCFAVRNQTALAFVTALALLSLLPMAQQGHAAGTAGHDAAITALGLHIAFAAIWLGGLLTVVLIRKALDGARLVAVIERYSTLAIVCFVVVAASGYVSAELRIGTLDKLATPYGILVLVKVAALVALGVFGVAQRRFLIARLKSGAKRSMFWWLVTAELAFMGIASGVAAALARTATPVAQTLGSAPTPAEILTGEKLPPELTFARYFTSWNFDLLWVLGCGFAIFFYLAGVRRLIKRGDRWPVLRTILWIAGIVLLFYITSGGVNVYEKYLFSSHMLSHMVLTMMVPLLLVPGAPITLALRTIRKRSDGSRGGREWIMLAVHSRVATFLTHPIVAAVLFAGSLWAFYYTPLFRWATTDHIGHEWMIIHFLITGYLFVQSLIGIDPVPYRLPYPFRLVLLLGTMAFHAFFGLSIITSSSLLLADWFGAMGRTWGQTPLADQATGGGIAWSIGEIPTVILAIVVAVQWSRSDAKETKRRDRNADRTGEAELNAYNARLARLAEHDHSG is encoded by the coding sequence CGGGGCGCTGCTTCTCACCTGTTTCGCGCTGAGCCCGCGCCATCCGGAGTTCAATCGCACCCTCGACGTCGCCGCTGCGTCGGCGGCGGTGATGACCGTGGCCAGCGCCATCACGGGCCTGCTGACGTTCGTCAGTGTCACGGGCATCCCGCTCTCCCTCGACCAGACGTTCACCGACGGCCTCAGTTCCTTCGTGACGAGTGTCTCGCTCGGCCAGGCCTGGCTCGGCACGACCCTGATCGCGGCCGCCGTCACGGTGCTCTGTTTCGCCGTGCGAAACCAGACCGCGCTCGCGTTCGTCACAGCCCTCGCGCTGCTCTCCCTTCTTCCGATGGCGCAGCAGGGGCACGCGGCGGGCACAGCCGGCCACGATGCGGCGATCACCGCGCTCGGCCTGCACATCGCCTTCGCTGCGATCTGGCTGGGCGGGCTGCTCACCGTCGTGCTCATCCGCAAGGCCCTCGACGGCGCACGACTCGTCGCCGTCATCGAACGGTATTCGACGCTGGCGATCGTCTGCTTCGTCGTCGTGGCGGCATCCGGCTACGTGAGTGCGGAGCTGCGCATCGGCACGCTCGACAAGCTGGCCACGCCCTACGGAATCCTGGTGCTGGTCAAGGTCGCGGCGCTCGTCGCCCTGGGTGTCTTCGGCGTCGCCCAGAGGCGGTTCCTGATCGCCCGGCTGAAGTCCGGCGCGAAGCGGAGCATGTTCTGGTGGCTGGTGACAGCCGAGCTGGCATTCATGGGCATCGCGTCCGGAGTCGCAGCGGCGCTGGCACGTACGGCGACGCCCGTCGCGCAGACCCTGGGCAGTGCGCCGACGCCCGCCGAGATCCTCACCGGCGAGAAGCTTCCGCCCGAGCTGACCTTCGCCCGGTACTTCACCAGCTGGAACTTCGACCTGCTCTGGGTGCTCGGGTGCGGCTTCGCGATCTTCTTCTACCTCGCCGGTGTGCGCCGGTTGATCAAGCGGGGAGACCGCTGGCCGGTACTCCGCACGATCCTCTGGATCGCGGGAATCGTGTTGCTGTTCTACATCACGTCGGGCGGGGTCAACGTCTACGAGAAGTACCTCTTCTCGTCGCACATGCTCTCTCACATGGTGCTCACCATGATGGTGCCGCTGCTGCTCGTCCCCGGCGCGCCGATCACGCTGGCGCTGAGGACGATCCGCAAACGTAGCGACGGCTCCCGAGGCGGGCGCGAATGGATCATGCTCGCCGTGCACTCCCGGGTGGCCACCTTCCTGACCCACCCGATCGTCGCGGCCGTGCTGTTCGCCGGCTCGCTGTGGGCGTTCTACTACACGCCGCTGTTCCGGTGGGCCACCACCGATCACATCGGTCACGAGTGGATGATCATCCACTTTCTCATCACCGGCTACCTGTTCGTACAGTCCCTCATCGGAATCGATCCGGTCCCCTACCGGCTGCCCTACCCGTTCCGCCTCGTCCTGCTGCTCGGAACGATGGCCTTCCACGCCTTCTTCGGCCTGAGCATCATCACGTCGTCCAGCCTTCTGCTCGCCGACTGGTTCGGGGCGATGGGTCGCACCTGGGGGCAGACACCGCTCGCCGATCAGGCCACGGGAGGGGGGATCGCCTGGAGCATCGGCGAGATCCCGACCGTCATCCTGGCGATCGTCGTCGCCGTCCAGTGGAGTCGAAGCGACGCGAAGGAGACGAAGCGCCGCGACAGGAACGCAGACCGCACCGGAGAGGCGGAGCTCAACGCCTACAACGCGCGTCTGGCGCGCCTCGCCGAGCACGACCACAGCGGCTGA